From the genome of Marixanthomonas ophiurae, one region includes:
- a CDS encoding amidohydrolase — translation MKKIFPLFLLCLLIACAPEKIPADLLVKNATIYTVNENFDTENAFIVKNGKILEIGIKPELELKYNIAETYDAKGKTIVPGLIDGHAHLYGLGLNLQDVDLTETTSYDEVLARVITFQKEKSKNYIIGRGWDQNDWEEKKFPTNKELDSLFPETPVALTRIDGHAMIVNSKALELAGITTETKMDGGVIGVESGKLTGILVDSPMSLVEESFPKQNRGYNKQALLDAERICLEMGLTTVNDAGLDKEVIQLIDSLQRRDSMALRVYAMVSNKPKNLDYYLNNGKVKTDRLNVRSVKVYADGALGSRGAAMRNSYSDMPGHFGAMITPADSLQTLADKIATADFQMNTHAIGDSANISVLRAYETALKGKTDARWKIEHAQIVTEKDFDKFSKNIIPSVQPTHATSDMYWAEDRIGSKRIKGAYAYKTLLDKAGIVVLGTDFPVEKVNPMYTFYAAVARKDLKHYPENGFQKKDALSREEALKGMTIWAAYSNFEETEKGSIEEGKFADFTVLDRDIMKVEEDSIPNTKVLATFINGKKEFSSEEE, via the coding sequence ATGAAAAAAATATTCCCACTCTTTCTTTTATGTTTATTAATTGCTTGTGCTCCGGAGAAAATACCGGCAGACCTTTTGGTGAAAAATGCCACTATTTATACAGTGAATGAAAATTTTGACACCGAAAATGCTTTTATAGTTAAAAACGGGAAAATATTAGAAATAGGCATAAAACCTGAATTAGAGTTAAAATATAACATTGCTGAAACATACGACGCCAAAGGAAAAACAATTGTACCTGGCTTAATTGATGGACACGCTCACTTATATGGATTAGGGTTAAATCTGCAAGATGTAGATCTAACTGAAACCACTAGTTATGATGAGGTTTTGGCGCGAGTTATAACATTTCAGAAAGAAAAAAGTAAAAACTATATTATAGGTCGCGGTTGGGATCAAAACGATTGGGAAGAAAAAAAGTTTCCAACCAATAAAGAGTTAGATTCCCTTTTTCCTGAAACTCCTGTAGCGCTTACTAGAATCGACGGTCATGCAATGATTGTAAATAGTAAAGCTTTAGAATTGGCAGGTATTACAACTGAAACTAAAATGGACGGAGGTGTCATTGGTGTAGAAAGCGGGAAGCTTACTGGAATTTTAGTAGATAGTCCTATGAGTTTGGTTGAAGAATCCTTCCCTAAACAGAATAGAGGTTACAATAAGCAAGCATTACTAGATGCCGAACGTATTTGTCTTGAAATGGGGCTGACCACTGTTAATGATGCAGGGCTAGATAAAGAAGTAATACAATTAATAGATAGTTTACAGCGACGTGATAGTATGGCATTGCGTGTATATGCAATGGTAAGTAATAAGCCTAAGAACTTAGACTATTATTTGAACAATGGAAAAGTTAAAACCGATCGGCTAAATGTTCGATCAGTAAAGGTGTATGCAGATGGGGCTTTAGGCTCTAGAGGAGCAGCTATGCGAAACTCATATAGCGATATGCCAGGACATTTTGGGGCTATGATAACACCGGCGGATAGTTTACAAACACTTGCCGATAAAATTGCTACAGCAGATTTTCAAATGAATACACATGCCATTGGTGATTCGGCTAATATTTCAGTTTTAAGAGCTTATGAAACTGCTTTAAAAGGTAAAACCGATGCTAGGTGGAAAATAGAACATGCTCAAATTGTAACTGAAAAAGATTTTGATAAATTTTCAAAAAATATTATCCCATCTGTACAACCAACACATGCTACTAGCGATATGTATTGGGCAGAAGACAGAATAGGGTCCAAAAGAATAAAAGGAGCATACGCCTATAAAACATTGTTGGATAAAGCAGGAATTGTTGTTTTAGGAACAGATTTCCCTGTTGAAAAAGTAAACCCAATGTATACTTTTTATGCCGCTGTTGCTAGAAAAGATTTAAAACACTATCCTGAAAATGGCTTTCAGAAAAAAGATGCTTTGTCTAGAGAAGAAGCCTTAAAAGGAATGACCATTTGGGCAGCGTATTCTAACTTTGAGGAAACTGAGAAAGGTAGTATTGAAGAAGGTAAATTTGCTGATTTTACAGTATTAGATAGAGATATCATGAAAGTAGAAGAGGATAGTATTCCTAACACCAAAGTATTAGCTACGTTTATAAATGGTAAAAAAGAATTTAGTTCAGAAGAAGAATAA
- a CDS encoding class I SAM-dependent methyltransferase, with translation MTDIIGTALLDYYHGKYTEDILTETNITEEDVMPLPYLFRSYAEMPQVEQKALDLSYGKTLDVGCGAGSHSLHLQEQELKVTAIDTSKGAVEVCKLRGVDYVEQIDLLELENKKFDTILLLMNGTGIFQKLEFVSKYLQKLKSLLTSKGQILIDSSDLKYLWDAAEDEGVFHSEANYYGELEFVMKYKGEESAPFSWIYLDETLFKKKCHENEFNFEIVHRGNHHDYLAKLTNE, from the coding sequence ATGACCGATATTATAGGCACCGCACTGCTTGATTATTATCACGGGAAGTATACCGAAGATATCCTAACCGAAACCAATATTACCGAAGAAGATGTCATGCCTCTTCCCTACTTATTCCGAAGTTATGCTGAAATGCCACAAGTTGAACAAAAAGCGCTCGATTTGTCATATGGAAAAACATTAGATGTGGGTTGTGGTGCAGGAAGCCATTCGCTACACCTTCAGGAACAGGAATTAAAAGTAACCGCAATTGATACTTCAAAAGGAGCTGTTGAGGTCTGTAAACTTAGAGGCGTTGATTATGTGGAGCAGATTGATTTACTTGAGCTAGAAAATAAAAAATTTGATACCATTCTATTATTAATGAACGGTACCGGGATATTTCAGAAATTAGAATTTGTTTCAAAATATCTTCAAAAATTAAAGTCGTTACTTACTTCCAAAGGGCAAATTTTAATTGACAGCAGTGATTTAAAATATCTTTGGGACGCTGCGGAAGATGAAGGTGTATTTCATTCAGAAGCAAATTATTACGGAGAGTTGGAGTTTGTGATGAAATACAAAGGGGAGGAAAGTGCTCCATTTAGTTGGATTTACTTAGATGAAACACTTTTCAAAAAAAAGTGTCACGAGAATGAATTTAACTTTGAAATTGTGCATAGAGGAAACCATCACGACTATTTGGCAAAACTCACCAATGAATAA